The following are encoded together in the Glycine soja cultivar W05 chromosome 5, ASM419377v2, whole genome shotgun sequence genome:
- the LOC114411361 gene encoding uncharacterized protein LOC114411361 yields the protein MRDNLFDLTVMAIVTEKPDMKQIQGVLAWEQFRFKFGEEIVIERAKLLCERIKKQKRILFFLDDLSSGIDLDRVGIPFGIDHTGFKIVLFSGCPEVFFNQMNTAMNYFT from the coding sequence ATGAGAGATAACTTGTTTGATCTTACTGTGATGGCAATTGTTACAGAAAAGCCAGACATGAAGCAGATTCAGGGAGTGCTAGCTTGGGAACAATTTAGATTTAAATTTGGTGAGGAGATTGTGATTGAAAGAGCTAAACTTCTGTGTGAAAGGATAAAGAAACAGAAGAGGATCCTTTTCTTCCTTGATGATCTTTCTTCTGGAATTGACTTGGACAGAGTAGGAATCCCATTTGGAATTGACCATACGGGTTTCAAAATAGTTTTGTTCTCGGGGTGTCCAGAGGTATTCTTCAACCAAATGAACACTGCAATGAATTATTTCACTTGA